The proteins below are encoded in one region of Sulfolobus islandicus Y.N.15.51:
- a CDS encoding type II toxin-antitoxin system VapC family toxin, which yields MIILDTSFLIAFYNKRDSRHEKALKIFDEITNDKLVISDYIFDEIVTFLRAKVPWIAIEVGENILENLDIIRVNDEDFRTAWELFNKFNKLSFTDCTTLSLSKRLKIKRLMTFDQALSNAFAEINKK from the coding sequence ATGATAATCCTTGACACGAGCTTCCTAATAGCTTTTTATAATAAGAGGGATTCCAGACACGAAAAAGCCCTGAAGATCTTCGACGAGATAACTAACGACAAGCTAGTAATTTCAGACTATATCTTTGACGAGATAGTGACATTTTTAAGGGCTAAGGTTCCGTGGATAGCCATAGAGGTGGGTGAGAATATTTTAGAGAACTTGGACATTATAAGAGTTAATGATGAGGACTTTAGAACAGCGTGGGAACTGTTCAACAAGTTTAATAAATTAAGTTTTACCGATTGTACTACCTTATCCCTCTCGAAGAGGCTAAAAATTAAGAGGCTAATGACTTTTGATCAAGCATTGTCGAATGCGTTTGCAGAAATTAACAAAAAATGA